The following coding sequences are from one Vulpes vulpes isolate BD-2025 chromosome 12, VulVul3, whole genome shotgun sequence window:
- the ACD gene encoding adrenocortical dysplasia protein homolog isoform X2, producing MAGLGSLVLRPWIRELVLGSDALSSPQPGQLLEVLQEAEAEAEAPGPPRVPDTSDVAAALLVSDGTHSVRCLVTREALNASDWEEKEFGFRGAEGRLLLLKDCGVRVQVGEGGAAPEFYLQVDRFSLLPTEQPLERVIGCNQDPDVQKKLFDCLEEHLSESISPSAGLSLSQLLDEVQEDQEHQGALVHLAESCLMLTGPCTAPPLTRWASTRCRATGEAVYTVPSSWLHISENDQRVLSSLGPGPSAQAPDLPSPDPALQDLSLTIVSPSSPTSSGTPALPSHVSSEEDGASISLLPALSLAASDLVQKGSSQAVPAICSAYGPLPPGSPHSNPVPSSPLLSCTPSLSPLGHVPSPHQATVTKAQKPSLEFKELGLPLKNWHHSPRTKNATGALESTPVWDPPKRHRDGSAFQYEYEPPCTSLCAQVQAVRLPPQLVAWALHFLMEPQPESELTQV from the exons ATGGCGGGCTTGGGGAGCTTGGTCCTGCGGCCCTGGATTCGAGAGCTGGTCCTGGGGTCAGACGCTCTCTCAAGTCCGCAGCCGGGGCAGCTGCTCGAG GTGCTGCaggaggccgaggccgaggccgaggccccgggcccgccccgcgTCCCTGACACATCTGACGTCGCGGCCGCGCTGCTCGTGTCTGACGGGACCCACAGCGTCCGGTGCCTAGTGACGCGGGAAGCCCTGAACGCCTCAGACTG ggaggagaaggagttCGGCTTCCGAGGGGCAGAAGGccggctgctgctgctgaaggACTGTGGGGTCCGCGTCCAAGTCGGCGAAGGCGGCGCG GCGCCGGAGTTCTACCTCCAGGTGGACCGCTTCAGCCTGCTGCCCACAGAGCAGCCCCTGGAACGGGTGATTGGTTG CAACCAGGACCCGGATGTGCAGAAAAAGCTATTTGACTGCCTGGA GGAGCACCTTTCAGAGTCCATCTCCCCCAGCGCAG GCCTTTCACTGTCTCAACTTCTGGATGAGGTGCAGGAGGATCAGGAGCATCAGGGGGCGCTGGTGCACCTGGCTGAGAGCTGTCTGATGCTGACAGGCCCTTGCACAGCGCCCCCCCTCACCCGCTGGGCCTCCACCCGCTGTAGGGCCACG GGAGAAGCTGTGTACACTGTCCCCAGCTCCTGGCTGCACATCTCGGAGAATGACCAGCGAGTTCTGAGCTCTCTGGGTCCAGGCCCCAGTGCCCAGG CTCCAGACCTGCCCTCACCAGACCCAGCTTTGCAGGACCTATCGCTGACTATCGTCTCTCCTTCCTCACCTACTTCCTCAG GAACCCCAGCTTTACCCAGCCACGTGTCCTCAGAGGAAGACGGTGCCAGCATCAGCCTTCTGCCTGCCCTGTCCTTGGCAGCTTCAGACCTAGTGCAGAAGGGCAGCTCCCAGGCTGTACCAGCCATCTGTTCAGCCTatggccccctgccccctggctccCCACACTCTAACCCTGTACCCAGTTCCCCACTCCTGAGCTGCACACCAAGTCTGTCACCCCTTGGCCATGTACCCAGCCCACATCAGGCCACTGTGACCAAGGCCCAGAAACCCAGCCTGGAGTTCAAGGAGCTAGGGTTGCCCCTCAAGAACTGGCATCACTCTCCAAGGACAAAAAACGCCACAGGAGCCCTGGAATCCACTCCCGTTTGG GACCCTCCAAAGAGGCATCGTGATGGTTCTGCCTTCCAGTATGAGTACGAGCCACCCTGCACCTCCCTGTGTGCCCAGGTCCAAGCTGTCAG GCTTCCTCCCCAGCTCGTGGCCTGGGCCTTGCACTTTCTGATGGAGCCACAGCCGGAGTCTGAGCTAACCCAGGTGTGA
- the ACD gene encoding adrenocortical dysplasia protein homolog isoform X1, with the protein MAGLGSLVLRPWIRELVLGSDALSSPQPGQLLEVLQEAEAEAEAPGPPRVPDTSDVAAALLVSDGTHSVRCLVTREALNASDWEEKEFGFRGAEGRLLLLKDCGVRVQVGEGGAAPEFYLQVDRFSLLPTEQPLERVIGCNQDPDVQKKLFDCLELVLFCFYREHLSESISPSAGLSLSQLLDEVQEDQEHQGALVHLAESCLMLTGPCTAPPLTRWASTRCRATGEAVYTVPSSWLHISENDQRVLSSLGPGPSAQAPDLPSPDPALQDLSLTIVSPSSPTSSGTPALPSHVSSEEDGASISLLPALSLAASDLVQKGSSQAVPAICSAYGPLPPGSPHSNPVPSSPLLSCTPSLSPLGHVPSPHQATVTKAQKPSLEFKELGLPLKNWHHSPRTKNATGALESTPVWDPPKRHRDGSAFQYEYEPPCTSLCAQVQAVRLPPQLVAWALHFLMEPQPESELTQV; encoded by the exons ATGGCGGGCTTGGGGAGCTTGGTCCTGCGGCCCTGGATTCGAGAGCTGGTCCTGGGGTCAGACGCTCTCTCAAGTCCGCAGCCGGGGCAGCTGCTCGAG GTGCTGCaggaggccgaggccgaggccgaggccccgggcccgccccgcgTCCCTGACACATCTGACGTCGCGGCCGCGCTGCTCGTGTCTGACGGGACCCACAGCGTCCGGTGCCTAGTGACGCGGGAAGCCCTGAACGCCTCAGACTG ggaggagaaggagttCGGCTTCCGAGGGGCAGAAGGccggctgctgctgctgaaggACTGTGGGGTCCGCGTCCAAGTCGGCGAAGGCGGCGCG GCGCCGGAGTTCTACCTCCAGGTGGACCGCTTCAGCCTGCTGCCCACAGAGCAGCCCCTGGAACGGGTGATTGGTTG CAACCAGGACCCGGATGTGCAGAAAAAGCTATTTGACTGCCTGGA GCTTGTCCTCTTTTGTTTCTATAGGGAGCACCTTTCAGAGTCCATCTCCCCCAGCGCAG GCCTTTCACTGTCTCAACTTCTGGATGAGGTGCAGGAGGATCAGGAGCATCAGGGGGCGCTGGTGCACCTGGCTGAGAGCTGTCTGATGCTGACAGGCCCTTGCACAGCGCCCCCCCTCACCCGCTGGGCCTCCACCCGCTGTAGGGCCACG GGAGAAGCTGTGTACACTGTCCCCAGCTCCTGGCTGCACATCTCGGAGAATGACCAGCGAGTTCTGAGCTCTCTGGGTCCAGGCCCCAGTGCCCAGG CTCCAGACCTGCCCTCACCAGACCCAGCTTTGCAGGACCTATCGCTGACTATCGTCTCTCCTTCCTCACCTACTTCCTCAG GAACCCCAGCTTTACCCAGCCACGTGTCCTCAGAGGAAGACGGTGCCAGCATCAGCCTTCTGCCTGCCCTGTCCTTGGCAGCTTCAGACCTAGTGCAGAAGGGCAGCTCCCAGGCTGTACCAGCCATCTGTTCAGCCTatggccccctgccccctggctccCCACACTCTAACCCTGTACCCAGTTCCCCACTCCTGAGCTGCACACCAAGTCTGTCACCCCTTGGCCATGTACCCAGCCCACATCAGGCCACTGTGACCAAGGCCCAGAAACCCAGCCTGGAGTTCAAGGAGCTAGGGTTGCCCCTCAAGAACTGGCATCACTCTCCAAGGACAAAAAACGCCACAGGAGCCCTGGAATCCACTCCCGTTTGG GACCCTCCAAAGAGGCATCGTGATGGTTCTGCCTTCCAGTATGAGTACGAGCCACCCTGCACCTCCCTGTGTGCCCAGGTCCAAGCTGTCAG GCTTCCTCCCCAGCTCGTGGCCTGGGCCTTGCACTTTCTGATGGAGCCACAGCCGGAGTCTGAGCTAACCCAGGTGTGA